Proteins from one Gimesia maris genomic window:
- a CDS encoding TIGR03067 domain-containing protein: protein MKRAHFKNLLVGALALLMSMTTLASADDAKEAAIKKDHKLIEGTWRIKTLEVNGNKAGDADASKFTVVNGADGTWSLHSEGNEVAKGTSTIDPTQKPRTIDFMPTSGQDQGQTLLGIYELKKNTRKLCFAPAGRNRPTEFSSTAENQHILVTFERVKAE from the coding sequence ATGAAACGCGCTCATTTCAAAAATCTGTTAGTCGGAGCACTCGCTCTACTCATGTCGATGACTACGCTTGCTTCTGCCGACGATGCCAAAGAGGCCGCAATCAAAAAAGACCACAAGCTGATTGAAGGAACCTGGAGGATCAAGACCCTGGAAGTCAATGGTAACAAAGCAGGTGATGCAGACGCCAGTAAGTTTACCGTAGTCAACGGTGCGGATGGAACCTGGAGCCTGCACTCGGAAGGGAACGAGGTCGCCAAGGGAACCAGCACTATTGATCCGACACAGAAACCCAGGACAATCGACTTCATGCCAACTTCAGGGCAGGATCAGGGACAAACGCTGCTGGGTATCTACGAACTCAAAAAGAATACCCGCAAGCTGTGTTTCGCACCTGCCGGTCGGAACCGTCCGACAGAATTTTCTTCGACCGCTGAGAATCAGCATATTCTGGTGACGTTCGAGAGAGTGAAGGCGGAGTAG
- a CDS encoding alpha/beta hydrolase fold domain-containing protein, giving the protein MKHYIIISICLFSCTTTFSQEPKQVAGDRDSRRAALLKRFPESDTNKDGVLSARELAAHVKKQQNSPEMQARLKRMLQRFPEADLDKDGKLSGDELRKFRAANQKKGTPRTRRGNVPKVVATVPDVAYGDHPLQRFDLWPVPDTKKPTPLVLFIHGGGFRGGDKSLLKRGLVETCHKAGVAVAAMNYRLTDTGPYPMQMHDAARGLQTIRHRAKEWNIDPERVVCFGGSAGAGISLWLAFHDDLADPDSDDPIARQSTRVLAAGAMNGQPTYDIHTFRKWFGIPDLAMGPAMPAFYHIEGEADINKLAVKALMQDASPISHLDSDDRVSVYMTYSRPDSKVTRDTESAIWVHHVLLGLKLKEAMDAQGLECTVTAPGMPAEKSPYDSLEDFLISKAKGIRAGE; this is encoded by the coding sequence ATGAAACATTACATCATCATTTCAATTTGTTTATTTTCATGTACAACCACATTCAGTCAGGAGCCGAAACAGGTAGCCGGTGATAGAGACTCACGTCGCGCAGCGCTGTTAAAACGGTTTCCTGAAAGCGATACCAATAAAGACGGAGTTCTGTCTGCCCGTGAATTGGCGGCGCATGTGAAAAAACAGCAGAACAGTCCGGAAATGCAGGCGCGACTCAAACGCATGCTGCAGCGATTTCCCGAGGCCGATCTGGACAAAGATGGAAAGTTGAGTGGGGACGAATTACGAAAATTTCGGGCTGCCAACCAGAAGAAAGGGACGCCGCGAACGCGACGTGGCAATGTGCCCAAGGTCGTTGCGACCGTGCCTGATGTTGCTTATGGCGATCATCCATTGCAGCGGTTTGATCTCTGGCCGGTTCCCGATACGAAGAAACCGACTCCGCTGGTTCTCTTTATTCATGGCGGCGGTTTTCGCGGGGGAGATAAATCGCTGTTGAAACGGGGGCTGGTGGAAACCTGTCACAAAGCGGGCGTGGCTGTCGCGGCGATGAATTATCGCCTGACCGATACGGGGCCGTATCCCATGCAGATGCACGATGCTGCCCGCGGCTTGCAGACCATTCGACATCGCGCGAAAGAATGGAATATTGACCCGGAACGCGTGGTCTGCTTTGGTGGTTCTGCGGGAGCCGGGATCAGCCTGTGGCTCGCCTTTCATGATGACCTGGCCGATCCGGACAGTGATGATCCGATCGCCCGTCAATCAACACGCGTCCTGGCAGCGGGGGCAATGAATGGCCAGCCCACCTATGATATTCATACCTTTCGAAAATGGTTTGGCATTCCTGATCTGGCCATGGGGCCTGCGATGCCGGCCTTCTATCATATTGAAGGTGAGGCGGACATTAATAAACTTGCCGTCAAAGCCTTGATGCAGGATGCGTCGCCGATCAGTCATCTGGACAGTGATGATCGCGTAAGTGTTTATATGACGTATAGCCGTCCTGATTCCAAAGTTACACGCGATACGGAATCGGCTATCTGGGTCCACCATGTACTATTGGGGCTCAAGTTGAAGGAAGCGATGGACGCGCAGGGGCTGGAATGTACGGTGACGGCGCCTGGCATGCCTGCTGAAAAGAGTCCGTATGATTCACTGGAAGACTTTCTGATTTCCAAAGCTAAAGGGATCCGGGCAGGGGAGTGA
- a CDS encoding polysaccharide lyase 6 family protein — translation MLKQLCVFLTVLLLAVCHSIANTEEVRVETPAALQSAVKSAQPGDVIKIVGADWSDVKIKLILKGTEAKPITVQSQVAFTGASELNLLGEYVVLDGFTFRNGSLKTGHVIRVRGAHNRVTRCIIDNYNPENIETRYQWLSLYGHHHRVDHCRFEGQKHSGTTLVVWLDEDGEVGRHRIDHNHFLNRLQGNGNGFETLRIGTSETSMKSAQCVVAENLFENCDGEVELISNKSCDNIYERNTIVGCAGALTLRHGNNCIVRDNLILGDGDRHSGGIRVVGTGHQIIGNHIEGVGDRIDGAIALSAGVQNPKLNQHAQVQNVLIEGNTLIDNAGEEIVQGHGLGSRSRTLLPENIKIKNTRRTGKPQLKRLKPADVGPDAKQE, via the coding sequence ATGCTAAAACAACTCTGTGTGTTCTTGACTGTTCTTCTCCTGGCAGTCTGTCACAGCATCGCGAATACGGAAGAGGTCCGCGTGGAAACGCCGGCCGCATTGCAATCTGCTGTGAAGTCGGCCCAGCCGGGAGACGTCATCAAGATCGTCGGCGCTGACTGGTCCGATGTCAAAATCAAACTCATACTCAAGGGAACGGAAGCAAAACCGATTACCGTGCAGTCACAGGTCGCGTTCACGGGTGCGTCGGAACTGAATCTGCTGGGCGAATATGTGGTTCTCGACGGATTTACGTTTCGGAACGGCAGTCTGAAGACAGGGCATGTCATCCGTGTGCGGGGTGCACACAACCGGGTGACCCGCTGCATCATAGACAACTATAATCCTGAAAATATCGAGACCCGGTATCAGTGGCTCAGTCTGTACGGCCATCATCATCGCGTGGATCATTGCCGGTTTGAAGGTCAGAAGCATTCCGGCACCACACTGGTGGTCTGGCTCGATGAAGACGGAGAAGTGGGACGGCACCGCATCGATCACAATCACTTTCTGAACCGTCTGCAGGGGAACGGCAACGGCTTTGAAACACTGCGGATTGGTACCAGTGAAACCTCCATGAAATCTGCGCAATGTGTCGTTGCTGAGAACCTGTTCGAAAACTGCGACGGCGAAGTGGAACTCATCTCCAACAAGTCCTGCGACAATATTTACGAACGTAATACCATTGTCGGCTGCGCCGGCGCTCTGACATTGCGGCACGGCAACAACTGCATCGTTCGCGATAATCTCATTCTGGGAGACGGCGATCGCCATTCGGGCGGCATTCGCGTTGTCGGCACAGGGCATCAAATCATCGGCAATCACATTGAAGGGGTAGGGGATCGAATCGACGGCGCGATTGCATTAAGTGCGGGAGTGCAGAACCCGAAGTTGAATCAACATGCACAGGTCCAGAACGTCCTTATCGAAGGTAACACGCTGATCGATAACGCGGGAGAAGAAATCGTCCAGGGGCACGGCCTGGGCAGCCGTTCGCGCACGCTGTTGCCGGAGAATATCAAGATCAAAAACACCCGTCGCACGGGTAAGCCACAACTCAAGCGATTGAAACCCGCTGACGTCGGCCCTGATGCGAAGCAGGAGTAA
- a CDS encoding argonaute/piwi family protein — MSISIEYLKEPKLQFGKYFEHQDTKTGLAEFGPFGKNIAGLHPSEIKMGFIGTRETIAGAKEWLEECGTEIESENSKVIKAKIREVDNLPSLFGQDIFEDEHIHEPIVRLYKILNRDFIGFSKDSEFESCFQMNDRWDRTIRQNEINKTLGIEEKQRRIWELVELFNGHIKSLAETSPAPDIIVLALTPEIIDEAYTVQVTGNFFLNFRRAIKAKAMQWGVPIQLIQRSTILGKKPKGRKTPLQEKATRAWNFCTALYYKAEGIPWCPVTVEKDTCFIGVDFYVAQEGKDSLTMRTSVAQAFDYLGQGLVLRGDPFEWNSDANGKSPHMSCEGASRLVSATLKEYINVRGTPPKRVVVHKPSRFWGHDHGEYNELDGFIEGIQSVFPGCDYDLVTLTRSRIRFFREGQYPPARGSYFCIEDEAHFLYTMGFIPYLETFPGSYVPEPWQILERHGSSAPKDLFREVLELTKMNVNNCSFADGTPITLSFSQKIGEIMKHVSDEDLVQTSYRFYM; from the coding sequence ATGAGTATTAGCATAGAGTATCTCAAAGAGCCAAAGCTTCAATTCGGGAAATACTTTGAGCACCAAGACACGAAAACAGGGCTTGCCGAATTCGGACCGTTTGGGAAAAACATAGCTGGTCTCCATCCCTCTGAAATCAAAATGGGTTTCATTGGCACTCGTGAAACCATCGCTGGTGCGAAGGAATGGTTAGAAGAGTGTGGGACAGAAATCGAAAGTGAAAACTCGAAAGTTATCAAAGCCAAAATCAGGGAAGTAGACAATCTTCCGAGCTTGTTCGGTCAGGACATATTTGAAGACGAACACATTCATGAACCAATCGTTCGGTTGTACAAGATTCTGAATCGTGACTTCATCGGTTTCTCAAAGGATTCTGAATTTGAGTCGTGCTTCCAGATGAACGACCGGTGGGATCGAACGATTCGACAGAACGAAATCAACAAGACGCTTGGGATCGAAGAGAAGCAACGACGGATTTGGGAACTCGTCGAATTGTTTAACGGTCATATAAAAAGCCTTGCTGAGACAAGCCCCGCTCCAGATATCATCGTCCTCGCACTGACTCCTGAAATCATAGACGAGGCATACACCGTTCAAGTTACCGGCAATTTCTTTCTAAACTTCCGGCGTGCGATCAAAGCAAAGGCAATGCAGTGGGGCGTGCCTATTCAACTAATCCAACGTAGTACCATTCTTGGCAAGAAACCGAAGGGACGTAAGACACCGCTACAAGAGAAAGCGACCAGAGCTTGGAACTTTTGCACAGCATTGTATTACAAAGCCGAGGGTATCCCTTGGTGCCCTGTGACTGTTGAGAAAGACACGTGTTTCATTGGTGTCGATTTCTATGTTGCCCAAGAAGGTAAAGACAGCCTGACTATGCGGACCAGCGTGGCACAGGCGTTTGACTACCTCGGACAAGGACTTGTGCTTCGTGGTGATCCGTTTGAATGGAACTCCGATGCGAATGGAAAGAGCCCGCACATGTCTTGTGAAGGTGCCAGTCGCTTGGTTAGTGCAACGCTGAAAGAGTACATCAATGTCCGGGGAACGCCACCCAAGCGAGTCGTGGTCCACAAACCGTCACGTTTTTGGGGACATGACCATGGTGAATATAATGAACTCGATGGATTCATCGAAGGTATCCAGTCTGTTTTTCCCGGCTGCGACTACGATCTCGTCACTTTGACTCGTTCACGAATTCGGTTCTTTCGAGAAGGTCAGTACCCACCGGCACGTGGTTCATATTTCTGCATCGAAGATGAGGCCCATTTTCTCTACACGATGGGCTTTATTCCGTATCTTGAAACATTTCCCGGCAGTTACGTCCCCGAGCCATGGCAAATCCTCGAACGTCACGGCAGTAGTGCCCCGAAAGACTTGTTCCGGGAAGTGCTGGAACTGACAAAGATGAATGTTAATAATTGCTCGTTCGCAGACGGAACACCGATTACTCTGTCGTTTTCACAAAAGATCGGCGAGATTATGAAGCACGTGTCAGATGAAGATCTCGTTCAGACAAGTTATCGATTTTACATGTAA
- a CDS encoding NPCBM/NEW2 domain-containing protein, with amino-acid sequence MLPQRRQFLIHTFIFLSALLLAGGTQLLQAFPPVENIDFDEKYRQLLQAAKSAPSQGRLKDVAFDAINASQSAIQSGDYSSAVKIATFASKIGKSARSNHAFTLANSLKKRSIMLSLEYRDVEKAHQKLQENPNDANAASLYGKFVALKLNNWKEGLFWLAKGDDAEYQTLAKQEIANSNDADALLTVANGWYQLADKEKGSTKQELEMHAYDLYSQAWSRTLGPDRAALNARLNEMPLRYLNHMQEEDVVHGGWPFGKNGDAGNGKGLFTVNQLEFPNGLGMVPASRGSASVSYQLDGHFKTFVTGVALKDDNYQFVGTITFMVLGDNRVLWKASVKDDKDVLFCKVSVRNINRLMIRTETKAINRGAHAVWLDPHVLK; translated from the coding sequence ATGTTACCGCAGAGACGTCAGTTTCTTATTCACACATTTATCTTCTTGTCTGCCCTGCTCCTTGCAGGCGGGACTCAGCTTCTGCAGGCGTTTCCCCCTGTTGAGAACATCGATTTCGATGAGAAATACAGGCAGTTGTTACAGGCAGCTAAATCAGCACCTTCCCAGGGGAGGTTGAAAGATGTGGCGTTTGACGCGATCAACGCCAGTCAGTCTGCGATCCAGTCAGGCGATTATTCTTCTGCAGTGAAAATCGCTACTTTCGCCAGCAAGATCGGTAAATCGGCACGCAGCAACCATGCCTTTACGCTGGCGAACAGCTTAAAAAAACGCAGTATTATGCTGTCGCTCGAATATCGTGACGTGGAAAAAGCTCATCAAAAACTGCAGGAGAATCCAAACGACGCGAACGCAGCGTCTTTATATGGAAAGTTTGTCGCTTTAAAGTTGAACAACTGGAAAGAGGGACTGTTCTGGCTCGCCAAAGGGGATGATGCGGAATATCAAACCCTGGCAAAGCAGGAAATCGCAAACTCAAATGATGCAGATGCGCTGCTGACAGTCGCCAATGGCTGGTATCAGTTAGCTGATAAAGAGAAAGGCTCAACGAAGCAGGAACTGGAAATGCACGCTTATGACCTGTATAGCCAGGCTTGGTCGCGCACTCTTGGCCCTGATCGAGCAGCACTGAATGCCAGGTTAAACGAAATGCCCCTGCGGTATCTGAATCACATGCAGGAAGAAGATGTGGTTCATGGTGGATGGCCTTTCGGAAAAAATGGTGACGCGGGAAATGGCAAGGGACTGTTTACCGTCAATCAGCTTGAATTTCCCAATGGTCTGGGCATGGTTCCAGCAAGTAGAGGTTCCGCAAGCGTGTCTTATCAACTGGACGGTCATTTCAAAACTTTTGTGACCGGCGTGGCCCTCAAGGACGATAATTATCAATTTGTTGGTACTATTACATTTATGGTACTGGGAGATAACCGGGTTCTCTGGAAAGCCTCCGTTAAAGATGATAAGGATGTGCTGTTCTGTAAAGTTTCTGTCAGGAACATTAACAGACTGATGATTCGAACTGAAACAAAAGCAATTAATCGGGGAGCACACGCCGTCTGGCTTGATCCGCATGTTTTGAAATAG
- a CDS encoding sulfatase family protein, whose amino-acid sequence MRTPLVIPTCCLILLLLAASPTPLSAAADKPNRPNVVIILADDMGYGDVTALNKGSRIPTPNLDQFARQSLVFTDAHAAGSYCVPSRYGLLTGRYMWRTRLGSGGNLANFAGTLIEPGRRTIANLMQDAGYQTGLVGKWHQGIDWKLRDESARVQIRVDPNYQNFKNIDFAAPALKGPKDYGFAYSFGTAGSAEMNPSTFIVNNRAAVIPTLTTAEAKEKFGEWYGRDDNIIAEGYTMDRLVPTLSNKACEFVETAVRSKPDQPFFLYYAMTTPHNPIVPNQEFVGKSQAGTYGDFVVELDFHVGRLLQKLKDLGIADNTLIFFTSDNGPVDRTRGYPQRWVRGDTQIYGHDSTGPCSGWKGGLEEGGHRVPFIVRWAAKIKPGEECATTIVFNDVLPTLAEMLNVKLDSNTAEDGVSFYPALTGASRPVSFHKAIIHNHHNGHFAVRQGAFKLIIKGPKTVEEVLDARVPVKYQLYDLDKDIAESTDVSAKHPEKVKQMHALLKQYVKAGRSTD is encoded by the coding sequence ATGCGAACTCCTTTAGTCATCCCGACCTGCTGCCTGATTCTGTTGTTGCTTGCCGCATCACCAACGCCGCTTTCCGCAGCAGCTGATAAACCGAACCGACCGAATGTGGTCATCATACTGGCGGATGACATGGGTTACGGTGACGTCACTGCTCTAAACAAAGGTAGCCGCATACCGACTCCGAATCTCGATCAGTTTGCGCGGCAGAGCCTGGTCTTTACTGACGCGCATGCAGCGGGATCGTATTGTGTGCCTTCCCGCTATGGCCTGCTTACGGGTCGCTACATGTGGCGGACGCGACTGGGATCGGGGGGCAATCTCGCTAACTTCGCTGGCACGTTGATTGAACCGGGACGCAGGACGATTGCGAATCTGATGCAGGACGCCGGTTATCAGACCGGGCTGGTCGGGAAATGGCATCAGGGAATTGACTGGAAGCTGCGGGACGAAAGCGCACGGGTACAGATTCGCGTCGATCCCAATTACCAGAACTTCAAAAACATCGACTTCGCTGCTCCCGCATTAAAGGGGCCGAAAGATTATGGGTTCGCCTACTCGTTCGGCACCGCCGGTTCCGCGGAGATGAATCCGTCGACGTTCATTGTGAATAACCGGGCGGCAGTCATTCCCACATTGACGACTGCCGAGGCAAAGGAGAAGTTTGGCGAATGGTATGGCCGGGACGATAACATCATTGCCGAGGGGTATACGATGGATCGTCTGGTGCCGACGCTTTCGAACAAAGCGTGCGAGTTTGTGGAGACCGCGGTCCGCTCGAAACCCGATCAACCGTTCTTCCTGTATTACGCGATGACGACGCCCCACAATCCGATTGTTCCCAACCAGGAATTCGTCGGTAAAAGTCAGGCGGGGACGTACGGCGATTTCGTCGTCGAACTCGATTTTCATGTGGGACGGCTGCTGCAGAAACTCAAAGACCTGGGTATCGCAGACAACACTTTGATTTTCTTCACCAGCGATAACGGACCCGTTGATCGGACGCGCGGCTATCCCCAGCGCTGGGTGCGGGGAGACACGCAGATTTATGGTCACGACAGTACCGGCCCGTGCAGCGGCTGGAAGGGGGGCCTCGAAGAAGGGGGGCACCGGGTACCGTTTATCGTCCGCTGGGCTGCGAAAATCAAACCGGGAGAAGAGTGTGCGACGACGATTGTCTTCAACGATGTGCTGCCCACACTGGCGGAAATGTTGAACGTCAAGTTAGACAGCAACACTGCTGAAGACGGCGTCAGTTTCTATCCGGCATTAACAGGTGCATCGCGGCCTGTTTCGTTTCACAAAGCGATCATCCACAATCATCACAACGGCCACTTCGCCGTCCGCCAGGGAGCGTTTAAGCTGATTATCAAAGGACCGAAAACGGTGGAAGAAGTTCTGGATGCGCGTGTTCCCGTGAAATATCAGCTATATGATCTGGACAAGGATATTGCCGAGTCGACTGACGTTTCAGCAAAACACCCTGAGAAAGTCAAACAGATGCATGCACTGTTGAAACAATACGTGAAGGCAGGTCGCAGTACTGATTGA
- a CDS encoding potassium channel family protein — protein MLRHLLEKRLPLFLEFLSAFRRYASYIQEIIYGLLLILFLGAILIWRYENIDFGDAIYFTCITGLTIGYGDITPETTIGKIVSVGIGLIGMLAVGLSVAIATRALNDTAVRHFEIEREDQAS, from the coding sequence ATGTTACGCCATCTGCTCGAAAAACGCTTGCCTCTGTTTCTCGAATTTCTCTCTGCTTTCAGGCGTTATGCGTCATATATTCAGGAGATTATCTACGGGTTGCTCCTGATTCTTTTCCTGGGAGCGATTCTGATCTGGAGATATGAGAATATCGATTTTGGGGATGCGATTTACTTTACCTGCATCACCGGTTTGACCATCGGCTATGGTGATATCACTCCTGAGACGACCATCGGAAAAATCGTGAGTGTCGGAATTGGCCTGATCGGCATGCTGGCGGTGGGGCTTTCCGTCGCGATTGCCACCCGTGCGCTGAATGATACCGCGGTGCGACATTTTGAAATCGAACGTGAAGACCAGGCCTCTTAA
- a CDS encoding VOC family protein, whose translation MPVDPFHLAFQVRDIAEARAFYGGLLGCGEGRSAETWVDFNFFGHQVVCHLNPTLGPEGKIASHANPVDGHGVPVPHFGVVLTIDRWNSLADRLREQDIEFVIEPYIRFAGLPGEQATMFFLDPSGNALEFKAFKDIETQLFAT comes from the coding sequence ATGCCCGTTGATCCGTTTCATCTTGCCTTTCAGGTACGTGACATTGCTGAAGCCAGAGCCTTTTATGGCGGACTGCTGGGCTGTGGTGAAGGCCGCAGTGCCGAGACGTGGGTCGATTTCAATTTCTTCGGTCACCAGGTCGTCTGCCATCTGAATCCGACTTTGGGACCCGAGGGGAAAATCGCTTCGCACGCCAATCCTGTTGACGGTCATGGCGTGCCTGTTCCCCACTTTGGCGTGGTGCTGACGATCGATCGCTGGAATTCGCTGGCGGATCGACTGCGCGAACAGGATATAGAATTCGTGATTGAACCCTACATTCGCTTTGCCGGTCTGCCGGGGGAACAGGCGACGATGTTCTTTCTGGATCCCAGCGGCAATGCCCTGGAATTCAAAGCCTTCAAAGATATCGAAACGCAGCTGTTTGCGACTTGA
- a CDS encoding endonuclease/exonuclease/phosphatase family protein, translated as MQRLSSHQLTRCSVLIVISVVCQVSSGQEPTSSETLDRPLRVLTANIWNYAEPYELRMKLLREQITALQPDLIGFQEAGWKPEEEHQVKQLLQGLNYHIEHESDGSDNKERRLLDVAVASRWPLKRKAFHSLPGSGKALAVEITAPQPIGRLLFVSTFGTARWQFDRELQRERDAVALDRFIREISDPNGFPPIIAGDFDATPDSAGIRYLTGLQSLDGHSTHYYDAWKAAGNRGAGPTWTTQNHYAKKTTEQFWHLSDHHRRIDYIFLGSPHHFRGYARVVSTRVVLNQPVGKDWPSDHFGVMAEIATTPKGSEATGIDK; from the coding sequence ATGCAGAGACTTTCTTCCCACCAGCTGACCCGCTGTAGCGTGTTGATCGTTATTTCAGTGGTCTGCCAGGTCTCATCAGGCCAGGAACCAACTTCCTCCGAAACACTTGACCGTCCGCTGCGGGTTCTGACGGCGAACATCTGGAATTATGCAGAGCCGTACGAACTTCGCATGAAACTACTGCGCGAGCAGATCACCGCACTGCAGCCTGATCTGATCGGCTTTCAGGAAGCGGGCTGGAAACCGGAAGAAGAACACCAGGTCAAACAGTTGCTGCAGGGCTTGAACTACCATATCGAACATGAATCGGATGGTTCTGATAACAAAGAACGCCGCCTGCTGGATGTCGCGGTCGCATCCCGCTGGCCTTTGAAACGCAAAGCATTTCATAGTCTGCCTGGCAGCGGGAAAGCCCTGGCGGTTGAAATCACAGCACCACAGCCCATCGGGCGGCTGCTGTTCGTTTCCACATTCGGGACGGCGCGCTGGCAGTTTGACCGGGAACTCCAGCGCGAACGCGATGCCGTAGCGCTGGACCGTTTCATTCGTGAAATCAGCGATCCCAACGGCTTCCCGCCGATCATCGCCGGCGATTTCGACGCCACGCCTGACTCTGCCGGTATTCGTTATCTCACCGGACTTCAAAGTCTGGATGGACACAGCACGCATTACTATGATGCGTGGAAAGCTGCGGGCAACCGGGGTGCGGGTCCTACGTGGACCACGCAGAATCACTACGCGAAAAAGACCACCGAACAGTTCTGGCATCTGTCCGACCATCATCGTCGCATCGATTACATCTTCCTCGGTTCCCCTCACCATTTTCGCGGATACGCACGCGTTGTCTCAACGCGCGTCGTACTCAATCAACCTGTCGGTAAAGACTGGCCCAGCGACCATTTCGGCGTTATGGCAGAGATCGCGACGACACCAAAAGGCTCTGAAGCGACAGGCATCGACAAATAG
- the map gene encoding type I methionyl aminopeptidase, with the protein MTIETAKDLRELRKIGRIVAITLQEMMACTQPGVTTGELDLVGKALLEAHGARSAPKLTYNFPGYTCISVNEEAAHGIPGKRVIQPGDVVNIDVSAEKNGYFADTGGTFVVPPGNPLKDKLIASTQMALTEACHAARAGRPLNGIGKSIQKVAKQTGFRIIRNLCSHGVGRGLHEEPGEIPGYFVPGDTRVLHEGLVITIEPFLSTKSRIVTEGNDGWTLAGEAGNLSAQFEHTLVITKGKPILLTVV; encoded by the coding sequence GTGACAATCGAAACTGCAAAAGACCTGAGGGAATTAAGAAAGATCGGCCGAATCGTCGCGATTACCCTGCAGGAAATGATGGCCTGTACACAACCGGGCGTGACCACAGGTGAACTGGATCTGGTGGGGAAAGCGTTGCTGGAAGCTCACGGGGCCAGGTCCGCTCCAAAACTGACATACAATTTTCCCGGTTATACCTGCATCAGCGTCAATGAAGAAGCCGCGCATGGGATTCCCGGAAAGCGGGTGATTCAGCCAGGAGATGTCGTCAACATTGATGTCTCTGCTGAGAAGAACGGCTATTTTGCAGACACGGGCGGCACCTTCGTTGTGCCTCCGGGTAATCCTCTCAAAGACAAATTAATCGCTTCTACACAGATGGCTTTAACCGAGGCCTGTCACGCTGCAAGGGCAGGACGTCCACTGAATGGGATCGGGAAATCGATTCAGAAAGTCGCGAAACAAACCGGTTTTCGCATCATTCGCAATCTGTGTAGCCATGGTGTCGGGCGAGGTCTGCACGAGGAACCTGGTGAGATTCCCGGTTATTTTGTACCAGGAGATACCAGGGTTTTGCATGAAGGGCTCGTCATTACCATTGAGCCTTTCCTGTCAACGAAAAGCAGAATCGTCACGGAAGGCAATGACGGCTGGACCCTGGCAGGGGAGGCAGGAAACTTGTCAGCCCAGTTCGAGCATACCCTGGTCATTACGAAGGGCAAGCCAATCCTGCTGACGGTGGTTTGA